Within Eremothecium cymbalariae DBVPG#7215 chromosome 3, complete sequence, the genomic segment GTCATTAAAGGCACTCAGAACCCTGTTCCATAGAGAATTTTCATGACTCGACGTATTCCTGTTTGAGTTTTCGTGGCTATCTACATTGTTGGGCGATATACTCACTTGGCTTAGGATTGTCTGTGTGCGTGTCCTTACAGTGCTACTTCCCCTAATGGAACTGGATGtagcatcatcatcaataacgGGTGTGTGACCACGGAAGTCTGCTTGTTCCGAAGATTCATCATTATAAAGCAGACTCTCATCACCATCCTCTTCATAATTGCTTGACTCTTCTTCCGAACCACTCGAAAAGCTGCCATAAATGGATTTTGAATCATCAGCATGAAAggcttcttcaactgaaTTTATTGACTCTTCGTCAAACAAGCTTGACTGACAACTTGAAACAGACAGTTTTCTCTGTCCTAAGTTATAACTGTCAAACTCATAGTCAGATTTTGTTAAAACGTCCATTACCTCATTGAAATAATGCTTATACCTTTCATCATTTGTTTGGTGGTTAGCTAAAAACAATCCCACCGGGTTTGTACCGTTTTTGGCTTCTGTTGAAACCTGAGCCTTGCACTGAACCAATAACCTTATTATTTTGGCATCACCATTTAGGCAGGCAAAATGGAGCGGAGTGAAGCCGTAAGAGTCTCCTACTTCAACACGTGCGCCTTTTCTAACTAACAAGGAAACTAGTTGATGGTATCCTTTTAAACAAGCTAAATGTAACATTGTATGGCCCTCTTCAGTGCACATGGACAAATTAGAGGTTGGGTTGAGCAATTTGATAACCTTGACTAACAGATTTTCATCAGAATATAACAGTTGATTTCTATACATCTGACCGCTATTTGGAACATTGTTAGGGGTTGAGTCGCTTGATGAGCCTGCATCACTACCAATAATGCGCTTAGCGATGTTCCTCGCATCTTCTAATTTTCCATTCATTTTTAAACCAACAATCTGAAGGGCTAGTTCGATCAACTGCCTATCGGTATCATCCACATAAGTGAAAATAACAGTGCTTTTTGGCAATACACCCAACATGTCCTGCTCTAAATCCTCTTGGCTAAAAACAGAAACCAGAACCTTCCCGGGAGACGCAGCAGGAGGTAAATATGTGACTATGGTTGAATCGCTCCAGCATTGAGTTGAAAGGGCCCTATTTTCACCAAATTTTACGATATCGCCCGGTCTAAAGTTGGTCCCTAACAACGTAACTTCGGTACCGCCCTTAATTGGCCCTTGGTTTGGAATAACACGATGAATAAATGGCTTATTTTGTTGTGCTATTTGTGATTGTTTAGGCAGCGCTGCATGTTGTTGCAATTGAGTCATAGAGGTCAAGTGATTAGAACTCGCCACAGCAGCAGACATAGAATATGATCTATCAGAAGCAGAAACAGCACCCCTTGAAGAGGTCTCTAAAATTGGGAAAGGTGGGTCGGGCCATGTCCTCTTCCTTTTGTAACCGCTGGCACGCTGtgcagcagctgcagaTGAGCTAGCGAAGTGGAGAGAATGAGAATGTTGGGATAAATCAGCGTTGCCCGTTGTTTCTGAACTATCTGCACCGATTGAAGAGGGAGAGAGCATTGGTGCATTGGTTAAAAATTGAACTCCGGTAGACGTTGGGGGCTCCttgttatttgaagaattttccGCCCCGCTGAAATCACTAGTTGGAGCGGTACTACATTCACCTGCAGTTTTAGCCAATGAGGACAGATCCGTAGCTGAATTTGATTCACCCCCTTTTAGCCCTTCAGCGACCCGCTTGTTAGACTTCTTATCCATAATCATAATTGGTGACGTTACATTCTTAGCCAGTATTTCGCCGTTCGCATCGCGTAAAATAAACATCACTCTGAAACCCTCGGGCTCTTTATGGTGCCTACAATAACATACGATTCTCGTAGATAAGGAGAATGACTTAGATGTTGGCGTACAATTTTCCTGCTTGATTAAGAATACCTGCTTACTGTTGAATACGACCGCCCGCCTATTTTCATTGTTACACCATATTAAATTATCACTCAATCCTGACTTGCGTCTTGCCGCACGTCGCTGTTCCCTCTTAACACACCGATTGCAAACATAAGTAGCCTTGTTGTTTGACGTACAGATCAAAAAAGCCTCTAAATACAGCATTTCGTTCCTAACATCAGGTGGATTACTGCCTTCATCCGCACGGAGATACAACTTTTGTTTTGTAATGCAGTCACTAGGTAGATGAATTAGGTACTGTTTTGGTGCCGGAGATATAGTTAAATCTAGCTTTATCTGTGTCTCTACACGTGATCGAGTGGGCATATCAGATACTGTCAGGGTATACGGCAACTTTGACATGTCAAGGTCTAAAAAGTCCACAGGATTCAGATAAGCAGTCCTCAAGGGCTCAGTACGACCAAACTCTAGCCTCtgattaaagaaattttcGCATTGCTGATAGTAAGAGGAGTGCGGCGTGGCCAC encodes:
- a CDS encoding uncharacterized protein (similar to Ashbya gossypii ACR165W); the protein is MDVFANGESPLKIVEEHDTFDSQLLNDLLFSTLSSEVSNTSGASSGRQEDNEIDDVGRKQEADEQQFCGGSDEELFNAFINTDILPHEAGGSHQALGAEGSGLMSGHGVEKERGERQLSRDVSGRSDNLGLEEQVSVARSQVGGGEPLVGSNCVLSKSQPLVSPLSSRVATPHSSYYQQCENFFNQRLEFGRTEPLRTAYLNPVDFLDLDMSKLPYTLTVSDMPTRSRVETQIKLDLTISPAPKQYLIHLPSDCITKQKLYLRADEGSNPPDVRNEMLYLEAFLICTSNNKATYVCNRCVKREQRRAARRKSGLSDNLIWCNNENRRAVVFNSKQVFLIKQENCTPTSKSFSLSTRIVCYCRHHKEPEGFRVMFILRDANGEILAKNVTSPIMIMDKKSNKRVAEGLKGGESNSATDLSSLAKTAGECSTAPTSDFSGAENSSNNKEPPTSTGVQFLTNAPMLSPSSIGADSSETTGNADLSQHSHSLHFASSSAAAAQRASGYKRKRTWPDPPFPILETSSRGAVSASDRSYSMSAAVASSNHLTSMTQLQQHAALPKQSQIAQQNKPFIHRVIPNQGPIKGGTEVTLLGTNFRPGDIVKFGENRALSTQCWSDSTIVTYLPPAASPGKVLVSVFSQEDLEQDMLGVLPKSTVIFTYVDDTDRQLIELALQIVGLKMNGKLEDARNIAKRIIGSDAGSSSDSTPNNVPNSGQMYRNQLLYSDENLLVKVIKLLNPTSNLSMCTEEGHTMLHLACLKGYHQLVSLLVRKGARVEVGDSYGFTPLHFACLNGDAKIIRLLVQCKAQVSTEAKNGTNPVGLFLANHQTNDERYKHYFNEVMDVLTKSDYEFDSYNLGQRKLSVSSCQSSLFDEESINSVEEAFHADDSKSIYGSFSSGSEEESSNYEEDGDESLLYNDESSEQADFRGHTPVIDDDATSSSIRGSSTVRTRTQTILSQVSISPNNVDSHENSNRNTSSHENSLWNRVLSAFNDSPPNYEDLFPSTENQVVLDSKLQVSSATPHTPHNLIFDNPCPSILADELQTSSEDEDEALQARFNRFFQERTNFQNDKMLLLFWLPLLVILLPSFLLIKFGQDGNTIQHISQKASECLRMWVVKFMLGNERMKTMFRESLNNFQSRRILGDVLVT